In Flammeovirgaceae bacterium 311, one DNA window encodes the following:
- a CDS encoding histidinol dehydrogenase (COG0141 Histidinol dehydrogenase) → MEIVKNPPREDWAKYQQRPSVKLKKVRKIVKPIMEKVKRNGDNALIKFALEFDLVHLESLAVTPEELKASAAEVDEDLKSAIEQAIINIDKFHRAQLQEPLVVETQPGVRCIRKSVPIERVGLYIPGGTAPLFSTVLMLGVPARIAGCKELVLCTPPNRSGQVHPAILYTANLLGITKIYKTGGAQAIAAMMYGTETIPKVDKIFGPGNQYVTAAKLVAAQKGIAIDMPAGPSEVAILADATANPAFIAADLLSQAEHGADSQAMLVTADPLLAEAVNLELEKQLKELPRKEMATAALANSKLIILKKLEDAVDFLNEYAAEHLILAVENAAEVADMVGNAGSVFMGHLTPESAGDYASGTNHTLPTSGFARAYSGVSLDSFVKKITFQELSAEGLRRLGPVVQVMAEAEHLHAHAYAVTVRLNTLKENV, encoded by the coding sequence ATGGAAATTGTAAAAAATCCGCCAAGAGAAGATTGGGCTAAATACCAGCAGCGCCCGAGCGTAAAGCTTAAAAAAGTGCGCAAGATTGTAAAGCCAATCATGGAAAAGGTGAAACGTAATGGCGACAATGCCCTCATCAAATTTGCGCTGGAATTTGACCTGGTGCATCTGGAAAGTCTTGCAGTTACCCCTGAAGAGTTAAAAGCTTCAGCAGCAGAAGTAGATGAAGATCTTAAAAGCGCCATTGAACAAGCCATCATCAACATCGATAAATTCCACAGGGCACAGCTACAGGAGCCACTGGTGGTAGAAACACAGCCCGGTGTGCGCTGTATTCGTAAAAGTGTGCCCATTGAGAGGGTAGGCCTGTACATTCCCGGAGGTACTGCCCCGCTTTTCTCTACTGTATTAATGCTGGGCGTACCCGCACGTATTGCAGGCTGTAAAGAATTGGTTTTGTGTACACCTCCTAACCGTAGCGGTCAGGTGCATCCGGCCATTTTATATACAGCAAACCTGCTGGGAATCACTAAGATTTATAAAACAGGTGGCGCACAGGCCATTGCTGCCATGATGTATGGCACAGAAACGATCCCTAAGGTCGATAAGATTTTTGGACCAGGGAACCAGTATGTAACAGCTGCCAAGCTGGTTGCCGCGCAAAAGGGTATTGCCATCGACATGCCTGCAGGCCCTTCTGAAGTAGCAATACTTGCCGATGCAACTGCAAACCCAGCCTTTATTGCTGCAGATCTACTCTCCCAGGCCGAGCACGGAGCCGATAGTCAGGCCATGCTTGTAACTGCTGATCCCCTGCTGGCCGAAGCCGTTAATTTAGAGCTTGAAAAGCAGCTGAAAGAACTTCCCAGAAAGGAAATGGCCACTGCTGCACTGGCAAACAGCAAGCTGATTATTCTGAAAAAACTGGAAGATGCAGTGGACTTCCTGAATGAATATGCCGCCGAACACCTGATATTGGCAGTGGAAAATGCAGCAGAGGTGGCAGACATGGTGGGAAATGCGGGCTCTGTTTTTATGGGCCATCTTACCCCGGAATCTGCAGGCGACTATGCCTCCGGTACCAACCATACCCTGCCTACCAGTGGTTTTGCCAGGGCTTACAGCGGGGTATCATTAGATAGCTTTGTGAAGAAAATTACTTTTCAGGAGCTTAGCGCAGAGGGCCTGAGGCGCCTTGGCCCCGTTGTGCAGGTAATGGCAGAGGCCGAGCACCTGCACGCTCACGCATATGCTGTTACCGTACGTTTAAATACCCTCAAAGAAAATGTTTAG
- the hisG gene encoding ATP phosphoribosyltransferase (COG0040 ATP phosphoribosyltransferase), whose translation MEKLRIAIQKSGRLSEDSLNLIKECGIKVNNGMRTLKSEAANFPIEFLFLRDDDIPGYVEDGVADLGIVGENVWYETGRQVEVAKKLGFSKCRLSLAVPKHIEYNSVQDLQGGNIATSYPKILADYLQEQGVKANIHVISGSVEIAPSIGLADAICDIVSSGSTLFMNGLKEVESIYKSEAVLIRNRQLSQEKQQLLDKLLFRINAVQKGQKNKYILLNAPEAALQNIINILPGMRSPTVLPLAEKGWNSVHSVIQEDEFWEVIDQLKEAGAEGILVVPIEKMIL comes from the coding sequence ATGGAAAAATTACGTATAGCCATTCAGAAAAGTGGCAGGTTAAGTGAAGACTCGCTCAACCTCATAAAAGAGTGTGGCATTAAAGTGAACAATGGCATGCGCACCCTAAAAAGCGAGGCAGCCAATTTTCCCATTGAATTTCTCTTTTTGCGCGATGATGATATACCAGGTTATGTAGAAGACGGGGTAGCTGATCTGGGTATAGTGGGAGAAAACGTATGGTACGAAACCGGCAGGCAGGTAGAAGTGGCTAAAAAACTTGGCTTTTCCAAATGCCGCCTTTCGCTGGCCGTGCCAAAGCACATAGAATATAATAGTGTACAGGACTTACAGGGAGGGAATATCGCTACCTCCTACCCAAAAATACTGGCAGATTATCTGCAGGAGCAGGGCGTAAAAGCCAACATCCACGTAATCAGTGGTTCTGTTGAAATTGCCCCGAGCATAGGCCTGGCTGATGCCATATGCGATATTGTAAGCTCTGGCAGTACCCTTTTCATGAATGGCCTGAAAGAAGTGGAATCCATTTATAAATCAGAAGCGGTACTGATCAGAAACAGGCAACTATCGCAGGAAAAGCAACAATTACTGGATAAACTGTTGTTTCGGATCAACGCTGTGCAAAAAGGGCAGAAAAATAAGTATATTCTGCTGAATGCTCCGGAGGCAGCGCTGCAAAACATTATTAACATACTACCGGGAATGCGTAGCCCAACGGTGCTGCCGCTGGCAGAAAAAGGATGGAATTCTGTTCATTCGGTAATACAGGAAGATGAATTCTGGGAGGTGATTGACCAGCTGAAAGAAGCCGGCGCCGAAGGGATTCTGGTGGTTCCTATTGAAAAAATGATATTATAA